The following coding sequences lie in one Leucobacter allii genomic window:
- a CDS encoding YdeI/OmpD-associated family protein, whose product MTLQRAAQPMPVDIAEILAEQRLRDAYDDRPAYQRNDYLAWIARAKRPETRTKRITQMLDELAEGGVYMGMRHRPSRR is encoded by the coding sequence ATGACCCTGCAGCGAGCGGCACAGCCGATGCCCGTCGACATCGCCGAGATCCTGGCCGAACAGCGTCTCCGCGACGCCTACGACGACCGGCCCGCCTACCAGCGCAACGACTATCTCGCGTGGATCGCTCGGGCGAAGCGACCCGAGACCCGGACCAAACGCATCACGCAGATGCTCGACGAGCTCGCCGAGGGCGGCGTGTACATGGGAATGCGCCACCGCCCCTCCCGCCGCTGA
- a CDS encoding alpha/beta hydrolase encodes MTRWRDDLLGPGFACTDLELGSDAEGPLLATLVRAVPEHRGWFARWLDDPPPLAGVDVLYVHGWSDYFFQRGLAHFWTSRGARFFALDLRKYGRSLRPGQTPGYIDDLAEYDAEIGLALEAIEREAAADRVPRRGAGGRSLVLFGHSTGGLILSLWSARHRGRAQGLVLNSPWLEFQLAGRIRQLITPIVGFGARINPREVAPQLDLGFYSRAQREAGAAEELAGVNAEWRPDFTHSVHAGWMQAILAGHALVDAGLDLAEPAQVLLSARSALALRWSEEMTRADTVLDVDAVARAALRLGATATIDRVDGALHDVFLSADGPRAEAYARLDRWVTGWRAAERRGGGPATQ; translated from the coding sequence ATGACCCGCTGGCGCGATGACCTCCTCGGTCCGGGATTCGCGTGCACCGACCTCGAACTCGGCAGCGACGCGGAGGGGCCGCTGCTCGCGACGCTCGTGCGCGCCGTGCCGGAGCACCGCGGCTGGTTCGCGCGCTGGCTCGACGACCCGCCGCCGCTCGCGGGCGTCGACGTGCTCTACGTGCACGGCTGGTCGGACTACTTCTTCCAGCGCGGCCTCGCGCACTTCTGGACCTCGCGCGGGGCCCGCTTCTTCGCGCTCGATCTGCGCAAGTACGGGCGCAGTCTGCGACCCGGTCAGACCCCCGGATACATCGACGACCTCGCCGAGTACGACGCGGAGATCGGCCTCGCGCTCGAGGCGATCGAGCGCGAGGCGGCGGCGGACCGCGTCCCGCGGCGGGGGGCGGGCGGGCGCTCCCTCGTGCTCTTCGGGCACTCGACCGGCGGCTTGATCCTCAGCCTGTGGAGCGCGCGGCACCGCGGTCGTGCGCAGGGGCTCGTGCTCAACAGCCCCTGGCTGGAGTTCCAGCTCGCGGGCCGGATCAGGCAGCTCATCACGCCGATCGTGGGGTTCGGGGCCCGCATCAATCCGCGCGAGGTCGCCCCGCAGCTCGATCTGGGCTTCTACTCCCGGGCGCAGCGGGAGGCGGGTGCCGCCGAGGAGCTCGCCGGCGTCAACGCCGAGTGGCGGCCGGACTTCACCCACTCGGTGCACGCGGGCTGGATGCAGGCGATCCTCGCGGGCCACGCCCTCGTGGACGCGGGCCTCGACCTCGCCGAACCCGCGCAGGTGCTGCTGTCGGCGCGCTCGGCGCTGGCCCTGCGCTGGAGCGAGGAGATGACGCGGGCGGACACCGTGCTCGACGTCGACGCCGTGGCCCGGGCGGCGCTGCGGCTCGGGGCCACGGCCACGATCGACCGGGTCGACGGCGCGCTGCACGACGTCTTCCTCTCAGCCGACGGGCCCCGTGCCGAGGCCTACGCCAGGCTCGACCGCTGGGTGACCGGCTGGCGCGCGGCCGAGCGGCGCGGCGGAGGCCCCGCGACGCAGTAG
- a CDS encoding cell division protein CrgA, with protein sequence MAAAGKNVSKRKSAELDKNRAELAAARKEAPNPVWFKPVMFGFMLLGLIWIVLYYITSANLQLPVPVLGQANIFVGFGLVLVGFLMTPWWK encoded by the coding sequence ATGGCAGCAGCTGGGAAGAATGTAAGCAAGCGCAAGTCGGCGGAGCTCGACAAGAACCGCGCGGAGTTGGCGGCGGCGCGCAAGGAAGCGCCCAACCCGGTGTGGTTCAAGCCGGTGATGTTCGGCTTCATGCTGCTCGGCCTCATCTGGATCGTGCTCTACTACATCACGAGCGCCAACCTGCAGCTGCCCGTGCCCGTGCTCGGCCAGGCCAACATCTTCGTCGGCTTCGGCCTCGTGCTCGTGGGCTTCCTCATGACGCCCTGGTGGAAGTGA
- a CDS encoding DUF4097 family beta strand repeat-containing protein: MTHDDRTGTPEDRAAPDPTQTPGPHAAAPRVGAPSAGTPGAAAPSTAARATLIATAVVGGVALLTIGAQTAAGAFAPGPGVVLEEFTDGATVSSGGAADGTEQHEFLDASDVAELELDISAAEFTIAFAETDEAELRVAGPRAGSWNWETEEGTLSVEAPDTGFAAACLIDCASNDHLDRVTLTLPQRLAESGKLSVEADVAAGTLRGAGDFDRLGLEITGGEVEMSGSARALELDVQAGESRLELADVATAEIDLSAGEARTRLTGTAPDAVRLDASMGSAELQLPEAEYRVDVRGELGEVDNRLASADDSAHEVVVRARAAEVLLR, encoded by the coding sequence ATGACTCACGACGACCGCACCGGCACCCCGGAGGACCGCGCCGCGCCCGACCCGACGCAGACGCCCGGCCCGCACGCGGCCGCCCCGCGCGTCGGCGCCCCGAGTGCCGGCACGCCCGGCGCCGCGGCCCCGAGCACCGCCGCGCGAGCGACCCTCATCGCCACCGCCGTCGTGGGCGGGGTCGCGCTGCTCACCATCGGCGCGCAGACCGCCGCGGGCGCGTTCGCCCCCGGGCCGGGCGTCGTCCTCGAGGAGTTCACCGACGGGGCGACGGTCTCCTCCGGGGGCGCCGCCGACGGCACGGAGCAGCACGAGTTCCTCGATGCGAGCGACGTCGCGGAGCTCGAGCTCGACATCTCCGCCGCGGAGTTCACGATCGCGTTCGCCGAGACGGATGAGGCCGAGCTCCGCGTCGCGGGTCCCCGCGCGGGCTCCTGGAACTGGGAGACCGAGGAGGGCACCCTCTCCGTGGAGGCGCCCGACACCGGTTTCGCGGCGGCCTGCCTCATCGACTGCGCTTCGAACGATCACCTCGACCGCGTCACCCTCACACTGCCCCAGCGCCTCGCCGAGTCCGGGAAGCTGAGCGTGGAGGCGGACGTCGCCGCGGGCACCCTGCGGGGCGCGGGCGACTTCGACCGGCTCGGCCTCGAGATCACGGGCGGGGAGGTCGAGATGAGCGGCTCGGCTCGCGCGCTCGAGCTCGACGTGCAGGCGGGGGAGTCGCGCCTCGAGCTCGCCGACGTCGCGACCGCGGAGATCGATCTCAGCGCCGGGGAGGCGCGCACCCGGCTCACCGGAACCGCACCCGACGCGGTCCGTCTGGACGCGAGCATGGGCAGCGCCGAGCTGCAGCTCCCCGAGGCCGAGTACCGCGTGGACGTGCGCGGGGAGCTCGGCGAGGTCGACAACCGCCTCGCCTCGGCGGACGATTCCGCGCACGAGGTCGTCGTGCGCGCCCGCGCCGCCGAGGTCCTGCTGCGTTGA
- a CDS encoding peptidylprolyl isomerase, producing the protein MTIHTSVATIHTNHGDIVLHLFGDHAPKTVKNFVDLAQKGFYDGVIFHRIIRNFMLQGGDPTGTGTGGPGYTFDDEIHPELVFNAPYLLAMANAGKRPDMTGRLAGTNGSQFFITTVDTPHLNGKHTIFGAVADDASKAVVDAIEAVPTGAMDRPVEDVVITGVDIAEA; encoded by the coding sequence ATGACCATTCACACCTCCGTTGCCACCATCCACACGAACCACGGCGATATCGTGCTGCACCTCTTCGGCGACCACGCGCCGAAGACGGTGAAGAACTTCGTCGACCTCGCCCAGAAGGGCTTCTACGACGGCGTCATCTTCCACCGGATCATCCGCAACTTCATGCTTCAGGGCGGCGATCCCACCGGCACCGGCACGGGCGGCCCCGGCTACACCTTCGACGACGAGATCCACCCCGAGCTCGTCTTCAACGCCCCCTACCTGCTCGCCATGGCGAACGCGGGCAAGCGCCCCGACATGACCGGCCGCCTCGCCGGCACCAACGGCTCGCAGTTCTTCATCACCACCGTCGACACCCCGCACCTCAACGGCAAGCACACCATCTTCGGCGCCGTCGCCGATGACGCCTCGAAGGCCGTCGTCGACGCCATCGAGGCCGTGCCGACCGGTGCCATGGACCGCCCCGTCGAGGACGTCGTGATCACCGGCGTCGACATCGCCGAGGCCTGA
- a CDS encoding MarR family winged helix-turn-helix transcriptional regulator, which translates to MTPEDLDPADAIADALSRLRGARGAHPRGGYRDAREAREADGASHGAAHFGGRGGHGPLGDDVHNGGGHGGGPDRRRRGPFGQGAFPPGVMRGGPFDDRFGARPGGGWGGHADRGGPPAIFRMLEALASAPEPLNVSAIGEAIGVDQPRASRLVKQGVSRDLVRREVDPEDARRSRVVLTDAGRRVASGLRGRRRKSLATALEHLGADERRELARLLQKLAAHWPEDRQR; encoded by the coding sequence ATGACTCCCGAGGACCTCGACCCCGCGGACGCCATCGCCGACGCGCTCTCCCGACTCCGCGGCGCGCGCGGTGCGCACCCCCGCGGGGGGTACCGGGACGCTCGCGAGGCCCGCGAAGCGGACGGCGCCTCGCACGGCGCCGCGCACTTCGGCGGACGCGGCGGACATGGCCCGCTCGGCGACGACGTCCACAACGGCGGCGGCCACGGCGGCGGCCCCGATCGACGGCGACGCGGACCGTTCGGCCAGGGGGCGTTCCCCCCGGGCGTCATGCGCGGCGGTCCGTTCGACGACCGCTTCGGCGCACGACCGGGCGGAGGCTGGGGCGGCCACGCCGACCGGGGCGGACCCCCCGCGATCTTCCGCATGCTCGAGGCGCTCGCCTCGGCCCCCGAACCCCTGAACGTCAGCGCGATCGGCGAGGCGATCGGCGTCGACCAGCCGCGCGCCTCCCGCCTCGTGAAGCAGGGCGTCTCCCGCGATCTCGTGCGGCGGGAGGTCGATCCCGAGGACGCGAGACGGAGCCGCGTCGTGCTCACGGACGCGGGGCGCCGCGTCGCCTCCGGACTGCGCGGCCGCAGGCGGAAGTCCCTTGCGACGGCCCTCGAGCACCTCGGCGCCGACGAGCGCCGCGAGCTGGCGCGGCTGCTGCAGAAGCTCGCCGCGCACTGGCCGGAGGACCGGCAGCGCTGA
- a CDS encoding NUDIX hydrolase — MDLRVAAYAVVERRGKILLTHWRRGHLHGWTLPGGGLESGEDPRDAVVREVMEETGLEARIGKLLGVDSRVMVREEVPEGSDPELHTIRIVYRASVKDGPLVNEVDGSSDEARWVPIREIKALRTLSLVQTGMRMAGINRRPPAKGGAKAPAKGGQKPGAKPRSGKPKK, encoded by the coding sequence ATGGATCTTCGAGTTGCGGCCTACGCGGTCGTCGAGCGACGCGGCAAGATCCTGCTCACGCACTGGCGGCGCGGCCATCTCCACGGCTGGACGCTGCCGGGCGGCGGCCTCGAGAGCGGGGAGGATCCCCGTGACGCGGTCGTCCGCGAGGTCATGGAGGAGACCGGGCTCGAAGCGAGGATCGGCAAGCTCCTCGGCGTCGACTCGCGCGTCATGGTGCGCGAGGAGGTGCCCGAGGGCAGCGATCCCGAGCTCCACACGATCCGCATCGTCTACCGGGCCTCCGTGAAGGACGGCCCGCTCGTCAACGAGGTGGACGGCTCCTCGGACGAGGCCCGTTGGGTGCCGATCCGGGAGATCAAGGCGCTGCGCACCCTCTCGCTTGTGCAGACCGGCATGCGCATGGCCGGCATCAACCGGCGTCCGCCGGCGAAGGGCGGGGCGAAGGCCCCGGCCAAGGGCGGGCAGAAGCCCGGCGCGAAACCGCGATCGGGCAAGCCGAAGAAGTAG
- a CDS encoding rhomboid family intramembrane serine protease encodes MTNGSGPAFGERVEYGPDDVCYRHADRHSFTLCQRCGRTICADCQNVSAVGVLCPECVRQTRPGAAKRSARTARVAGRRFAGSDAPVTYGIMIACAAVFLAQLATHYFGADQVTRALWYAPLYSLPDAVLPPGLAFEPWRMATAMFAHSTGFILHILFNMYALWLFGRNLEQMIGRTAFVLLYLFAGLGGSLAVMFWVYADPTSINVPTVGASGAIFGVLAATLVAYRAARVNITSLAVLIAINFGIGLLPGAGISWQAHLGGAIAGAATMGLLLATRGPRRRGARIAVLAGLGVLLVLLAGAYFVWLPAGV; translated from the coding sequence GTGACGAACGGATCGGGCCCGGCATTCGGCGAGCGCGTCGAGTACGGGCCCGACGACGTCTGCTACCGTCACGCCGACCGGCACAGCTTCACGCTCTGCCAGCGCTGCGGCCGCACGATCTGCGCGGACTGCCAGAACGTCTCGGCGGTCGGCGTGCTCTGCCCGGAGTGCGTGCGGCAGACGCGGCCGGGCGCTGCGAAGCGCTCGGCGCGGACGGCGAGGGTCGCGGGGCGGCGCTTCGCCGGCTCGGACGCCCCGGTCACCTACGGCATCATGATCGCGTGCGCGGCGGTCTTCCTCGCGCAGCTCGCGACGCACTACTTCGGCGCCGATCAGGTGACGCGGGCGCTCTGGTACGCCCCGCTCTACTCCCTGCCCGACGCCGTGCTGCCCCCGGGGCTCGCCTTCGAGCCGTGGCGGATGGCGACGGCGATGTTCGCCCACTCCACGGGCTTCATTCTGCACATCCTGTTCAACATGTACGCGCTGTGGCTCTTCGGCCGCAACCTCGAGCAGATGATCGGGCGCACGGCCTTCGTGCTGCTGTATCTCTTCGCCGGGCTCGGCGGTTCGCTCGCCGTCATGTTCTGGGTCTACGCGGATCCGACGAGCATCAACGTGCCGACCGTCGGCGCCTCCGGGGCGATCTTCGGCGTGCTCGCGGCGACCCTCGTCGCGTATCGTGCCGCGCGCGTGAACATCACCTCGCTCGCCGTGCTCATCGCGATCAACTTCGGGATCGGACTGCTGCCGGGCGCGGGGATCTCGTGGCAGGCGCACCTCGGCGGGGCGATCGCGGGGGCGGCGACGATGGGGCTGCTGCTCGCGACGCGCGGGCCGCGGCGCCGCGGCGCGAGGATCGCGGTGCTCGCCGGCCTCGGCGTCCTGCTCGTGCTGCTCGCCGGAGCGTACTTCGTGTGGCTGCCCGCGGGCGTCTGA
- a CDS encoding Ig-like domain-containing protein — translation MRVVDDAGTVLFATDSAQPLSTVPGLSSSTAYSALPQYNPLRFSVVSASGNGFPEQLVWEATGSCSGLPDADLPPSATPMTFGAELGSPLSDTLARFVTDPEGADLDFSVSEAPTLGALELASDGAFTYTPQRVGSDFAIVTVTDPGHHANVIDVEVTFATTESSTVQLRPSAESIAFGDPLSLHAELVAETSDADLSGSIAFTADGVTIGTASVDPATGTAALQGVALALGAHELGARFTGNSTTRHSEAAPVTVTVSPAATATSLSVSPDRITVGETATLTAEVSGTAPSGEVEFFDGATSLGTAPVAAGSAALAVSAFAVGAHELTAVYGGDAVHAASTSEPVVLGVERIATATELAIPAGPLAAGDPAHLRATVLTDPAGDAASGEVEFFAGGVPLGTAELADGVATLEVTTLAAGSHEITAAYAGDATHASSTSAVAVLEISPAPRTEPPGPVDPPKQQPSSPAPQAPAAPALAATGSAPLGSAAGAAILLAAAGALLLGRRGARARSRSGGA, via the coding sequence GTGCGCGTCGTCGACGACGCCGGCACCGTGCTCTTCGCCACCGATTCGGCGCAGCCGCTCAGCACGGTGCCCGGCTTGAGCAGCAGCACCGCCTACAGCGCACTGCCGCAATACAACCCGCTCCGCTTCTCCGTCGTGAGTGCCTCGGGCAACGGCTTCCCGGAGCAGCTCGTCTGGGAGGCCACCGGATCGTGCTCCGGGCTCCCCGACGCCGATCTCCCACCGAGCGCGACACCCATGACCTTCGGCGCCGAACTCGGCTCACCGCTCTCCGACACGCTCGCCCGTTTCGTGACGGATCCCGAGGGTGCGGACCTCGACTTCTCCGTGAGCGAGGCGCCGACCCTCGGCGCTCTCGAGCTGGCGTCCGACGGGGCCTTCACCTACACGCCGCAGCGGGTCGGCAGCGACTTCGCGATCGTCACCGTGACCGATCCCGGACATCATGCGAACGTCATCGACGTTGAGGTGACCTTCGCCACCACCGAATCCAGCACGGTGCAGCTGCGCCCATCGGCGGAGAGCATCGCCTTCGGCGACCCGCTGAGCCTGCACGCCGAGCTCGTCGCGGAGACCTCGGACGCCGATCTCTCCGGGTCGATCGCCTTCACCGCGGATGGCGTGACGATCGGCACGGCCTCCGTCGATCCCGCGACCGGAACCGCCGCGCTTCAGGGCGTCGCACTCGCCCTCGGGGCGCACGAACTCGGTGCGCGCTTCACGGGGAACAGCACCACCCGGCATTCGGAGGCCGCCCCCGTCACCGTGACGGTCTCGCCGGCCGCGACCGCGACCTCGCTCTCGGTCTCCCCCGATCGGATCACCGTCGGAGAGACGGCGACGCTCACCGCCGAGGTCTCGGGGACGGCCCCGAGCGGCGAGGTGGAGTTCTTCGACGGCGCCACCTCCCTCGGCACGGCCCCCGTCGCCGCGGGATCGGCCGCACTCGCGGTCTCCGCGTTCGCCGTCGGGGCGCACGAGCTGACCGCCGTCTACGGCGGCGACGCCGTGCACGCCGCGTCGACCTCCGAGCCCGTGGTGCTCGGAGTGGAGCGGATCGCCACCGCCACGGAGCTCGCGATCCCCGCCGGCCCCCTCGCTGCCGGCGACCCCGCGCATCTCCGGGCGACGGTGCTGACGGACCCGGCGGGGGACGCCGCGAGCGGCGAGGTCGAGTTCTTCGCGGGCGGTGTGCCGCTCGGCACGGCAGAGCTGGCGGACGGCGTCGCGACGCTCGAGGTGACGACGCTGGCGGCCGGATCGCACGAGATCACGGCCGCCTACGCCGGAGACGCGACACATGCGTCTTCGACGAGCGCCGTCGCCGTGCTCGAGATCAGCCCGGCGCCCCGGACGGAACCTCCGGGGCCCGTCGATCCGCCGAAGCAGCAGCCGTCCTCGCCCGCGCCGCAGGCACCGGCGGCCCCCGCGCTCGCGGCGACCGGCTCGGCGCCGCTCGGATCGGCGGCGGGCGCCGCGATCCTGCTCGCCGCCGCCGGTGCGCTCCTGCTCGGGCGCCGCGGCGCTCGCGCCCGGAGCCGCAGCGGCGGAGCGTGA
- a CDS encoding CGNR zinc finger domain-containing protein, with product MNLAPPTGQWFVADDGQRWWFDSGSIALDFAYTGGFPGPEAWELWHGPEDIARWWRERFDVEVPVDEEEAVRARDLRRAIADAVLAAAAGTAIPGGAASVIDAAAARPDVPRQLRAEPAVTCDRLLATIARTAVAALERPERVRVCGADDCAVMYLDISRSGNRAWCSMRRCGNRQKVRALRARRAASETPDDGASQPREEHHS from the coding sequence ATGAATCTCGCACCTCCGACCGGGCAGTGGTTCGTCGCCGACGACGGCCAGCGCTGGTGGTTCGACTCCGGGTCGATCGCGCTCGACTTCGCGTACACCGGGGGATTCCCGGGCCCCGAGGCATGGGAGCTCTGGCACGGGCCCGAGGACATCGCCCGATGGTGGCGCGAGCGCTTCGACGTCGAGGTGCCGGTGGACGAGGAGGAAGCCGTGCGGGCGCGGGACCTGCGTCGTGCCATCGCCGACGCCGTGCTGGCTGCGGCTGCCGGCACCGCGATCCCCGGCGGGGCCGCCTCCGTCATCGACGCCGCCGCGGCACGTCCGGACGTGCCTCGGCAGCTGCGCGCCGAGCCGGCGGTGACCTGCGACCGTCTGCTCGCGACCATCGCGCGCACGGCCGTCGCCGCGCTCGAGCGGCCGGAGCGCGTGCGGGTCTGCGGAGCGGACGATTGCGCCGTGATGTACCTCGACATCTCCCGATCGGGCAACCGCGCCTGGTGCTCGATGCGGCGATGCGGCAACCGGCAGAAGGTCCGTGCGCTCCGTGCGCGACGCGCGGCATCCGAGACCCCCGACGATGGGGCATCGCAGCCCCGGGAGGAGCACCACTCATGA
- a CDS encoding sensor histidine kinase, with protein sequence MTITSDPPSPAPRPDAPQAAQHPSPAAPGTPAAGQAPAAPGGPPSPVAGRIPAGDHTPTGGDVPAPDPGLVAAQNGSATRTPAAPTGSGAARDAAASVASAHSARPPYRIALTILHLAALGIVGLMILAGLLPLFGAGVGLLIVGIGLVFLVALVYALFGIGWFETARVSGLYGVRTAALRWRRAESAGFKGWLVALARQSVDGRMWRAIAHFGIATVLGAIMLGLVQGVVSGTVSTLQGGVVWWQPGLLGAIVCAAGVVGIALLHRIIALAMLGSAATEEQLVAQVRSTAEQREGAVRAADVERTRIERDLHDGVQPRLVSVGMTLGLAQEKIDTDPEAAKALIAEAHTSTKAAITELRQLARGIYASVLDDRGLDAALSALAARSHIPVQLDVRQAERCGRDAEAAVYFAIAETLTNAAKHSRASEARVVVRLRETDETGGRRLWARVEDNGIGGARIVPGGGLDGVRNRVLAAGGTSRLDSPIGGPTSLEVSVPCAS encoded by the coding sequence ATGACGATCACGAGCGATCCCCCGAGCCCGGCTCCGAGACCGGACGCCCCGCAGGCGGCGCAGCACCCGAGCCCGGCCGCACCGGGCACCCCTGCCGCGGGCCAGGCGCCCGCCGCACCGGGCGGTCCCCCGAGCCCGGTCGCCGGCCGGATCCCGGCCGGCGACCACACCCCGACCGGAGGTGACGTCCCGGCCCCCGATCCGGGGCTGGTCGCAGCCCAGAACGGTTCCGCGACGCGGACCCCTGCCGCGCCGACCGGATCCGGCGCCGCTCGCGACGCCGCGGCCTCCGTGGCTTCCGCGCACTCCGCCCGTCCGCCGTACCGCATCGCGCTGACGATCCTGCACCTCGCGGCGCTCGGCATCGTCGGCCTGATGATCCTCGCGGGGCTCCTGCCGCTCTTCGGCGCGGGCGTGGGGCTGCTCATCGTGGGCATCGGGCTCGTGTTCCTCGTCGCCCTGGTCTACGCGCTCTTCGGGATCGGCTGGTTCGAGACGGCCCGCGTCTCGGGCCTCTACGGGGTGCGGACCGCGGCCCTGCGCTGGAGGCGCGCGGAGAGCGCCGGGTTCAAGGGCTGGCTCGTCGCGCTCGCCCGACAGTCGGTCGACGGACGGATGTGGCGCGCGATCGCGCACTTCGGGATCGCGACGGTGCTCGGCGCGATCATGCTCGGCCTCGTGCAGGGCGTCGTCAGCGGCACCGTCTCGACGCTGCAGGGCGGCGTCGTCTGGTGGCAGCCCGGACTCCTCGGCGCCATCGTCTGCGCGGCCGGGGTCGTCGGCATCGCGCTGCTCCACCGGATCATCGCGCTCGCGATGCTCGGATCCGCGGCTACCGAGGAGCAGCTCGTCGCCCAGGTGCGCAGCACGGCCGAGCAGCGCGAGGGCGCGGTGCGCGCGGCCGACGTCGAACGCACCCGCATCGAACGAGATCTGCACGACGGCGTCCAGCCGCGGCTGGTCTCCGTGGGCATGACCCTCGGACTCGCCCAGGAGAAGATCGACACCGACCCCGAGGCCGCGAAGGCGCTCATCGCCGAGGCGCACACCTCCACGAAGGCCGCCATCACCGAACTGCGCCAGCTCGCCCGCGGCATCTACGCCTCGGTGCTCGACGATCGCGGCCTCGACGCCGCGCTCTCCGCGCTCGCGGCCCGCTCCCACATCCCCGTGCAGCTCGACGTCCGTCAGGCCGAGCGCTGCGGGCGGGACGCGGAGGCGGCCGTCTACTTCGCCATCGCGGAGACCCTGACGAACGCCGCGAAGCACTCCCGCGCGAGCGAGGCGCGCGTCGTCGTGCGCCTGCGGGAGACCGACGAGACGGGCGGGCGCCGGCTCTGGGCGCGCGTCGAGGACAACGGGATCGGCGGGGCCAGGATCGTGCCTGGGGGCGGACTCGACGGCGTGCGCAACCGCGTGCTCGCCGCCGGCGGGACGAGCCGTCTGGACAGCCCGATCGGCGGGCCGACGTCGTTGGAGGTGAGCGTGCCATGCGCATCCTGA
- a CDS encoding DUF5324 family protein, whose translation MNLSRKRRRELRRLRGDAQELLDQQRIVLGHAGDVLNEAGRQAKRLSDEHLAPRVEDALEAARPTIDRGVASARRAADTIRRVTTPVVAGALATTIHKLDELEQRDAAKQIRGFGERTGYLQPAKKRGAGGVIALVLGGIAAVGVGYALWQAFRTDDELWVAPEN comes from the coding sequence ATGAATCTCTCACGCAAGCGCCGACGCGAACTCCGTCGTCTGCGGGGTGACGCGCAGGAGCTGCTCGATCAGCAGCGCATCGTGCTCGGGCACGCGGGCGACGTCCTGAACGAGGCGGGTCGCCAGGCGAAGCGTCTGAGCGACGAGCACCTCGCCCCCCGCGTCGAGGACGCGCTCGAGGCGGCGCGGCCGACCATCGACCGCGGCGTCGCCTCGGCGCGGCGCGCAGCCGACACGATCCGCCGGGTCACGACCCCCGTGGTCGCCGGCGCGCTCGCCACGACCATCCACAAGCTCGACGAGCTCGAGCAGCGCGACGCCGCGAAGCAGATCCGCGGCTTCGGCGAGCGCACCGGCTACCTGCAGCCGGCGAAGAAGCGCGGCGCCGGCGGCGTCATCGCCCTCGTGCTCGGCGGCATCGCCGCCGTGGGCGTGGGCTACGCGCTGTGGCAGGCGTTCCGCACCGACGACGAGCTCTGGGTCGCGCCCGAGAACTGA
- a CDS encoding response regulator transcription factor yields MRILICEDSVLLREGLVRLLEHGGLEVVAALPDADELSATVEHTDPELCILDVRLPPTYTDEGIRAAIELRRARPGLPVLVLSQYVEERYASELIAGQGGAFGYLLKDRVADVGDFLDSVRRIADGATVLDPEVVSQLLARRGRDDRMAALTDRERTVLAALAEGRSNQAIAGLLFLSEASVEKHITAIFQKLGLDADGGGNRRVLAAIAHLTSTGVHPAPSGAPNGAATTIAQTGQRP; encoded by the coding sequence ATGCGCATCCTGATCTGCGAGGATTCCGTGCTGCTGCGTGAGGGGCTCGTGCGCCTGCTCGAGCACGGCGGGCTCGAGGTCGTCGCGGCGCTGCCGGACGCGGACGAGCTGTCGGCGACCGTCGAGCACACCGATCCCGAGCTGTGCATCCTCGACGTCCGGCTGCCGCCCACGTATACCGATGAGGGCATCCGCGCGGCGATCGAGCTGCGCCGGGCGAGGCCCGGGCTGCCGGTGCTCGTGCTCTCCCAGTACGTCGAGGAGCGCTACGCGAGCGAGCTCATCGCGGGGCAGGGCGGCGCCTTCGGCTACCTGCTGAAGGACCGGGTCGCCGACGTCGGGGACTTCCTCGACTCCGTGCGGCGCATCGCGGACGGCGCGACCGTCCTCGACCCCGAGGTCGTCTCCCAGCTCCTCGCCCGACGGGGACGAGACGATCGCATGGCGGCGCTCACGGACCGCGAGCGGACGGTGCTCGCGGCCCTCGCCGAAGGCCGCTCCAATCAGGCCATCGCGGGGCTGCTCTTCCTCTCGGAGGCGAGCGTCGAGAAGCACATCACCGCGATCTTCCAGAAACTCGGCCTCGATGCCGACGGCGGAGGCAACCGCCGCGTGCTCGCGGCGATCGCCCACCTCACCAGCACCGGCGTGCACCCCGCGCCATCCGGCGCCCCGAACGGCGCCGCCACGACCATCGCACAGACGGGACAGCGACCATGA